Proteins from a single region of Paramormyrops kingsleyae isolate MSU_618 chromosome 9, PKINGS_0.4, whole genome shotgun sequence:
- the hpn gene encoding serine protease hepsin translates to MSEKNNGSQGISFLTPCRVITSFLILFLLVGIGAAAWAVVTFLIKQEETGLYDVQVNSVDQRLSVFDRMQGRWRSVCSSSSNELLANISCEEMGFVRALNHSVYSILNGINNSEDFFCVGVEELTYGKKFRELLFPCNCDSGLILRVQCQDCGRRSLTEDRIVGGLDARQGSWPWQVSLQYDGVHQCGGSIISDRWIVSAAHCFPERYRHVARWRVLLGSIYKAHTHSSVHTAEVQTVVFHSSYLPFVDPNVDDNSRDIAVLALTSRLQFTEYIQPVCLPTYGQRLIDGQMGTVTGWGNTEYYGQPSDVLQEASVPIISDAVCNAADYYDNQITTSMFCAGYEKGGTDACQGDSGGPFVSEDSLSKASRYRLLGVVSWGTGCAMAKKPGVYTKVSRFLPWISSAMRTFENVPGVHKMSRT, encoded by the exons TAACATTTTTAATCAAGCAAGAAGAAACAGGTTTATATGATG TCCAGGTGAACTCAGTTGACCAACGGCTGAGTGTGTTTGATCGCATGCAGGGCAGGTGGCGGTCTGTCTGTTCATCCAGCTCCAATGAGCTCCTGGCCAACATCAGCTGCGAAGAGATGGGCTTTGTTAG GGCTCTCAATCACTCAGTATACAGCATTCTCAACGGCATCAACAATTCCGAGGATTTCTTCTGTGTGGGTGTGGAAGAGTTAACATATGGAAAAAAGTTTCGAGAGCTCCTCTTTCCATG CAACTGTGACAGTGGGCTGATCCTTAGAGTGCAATGTCAAG ACTGTGGGCGCCGTAGCCTAACAGAGGATCGCATCGTCGGGGGGCTGGATGCCCGGCAGGGCAGCTGGCCATGGCAGGTTAGCCTGCAGTATGATGGGGTTCACCAGTGTGGCGGCTCCATCATCTCCGACCGCTGGATAGTCAGTGCTGCTCACTGTTTCCCAGA GCGGTATCGCCACGTAGCTCGGTGGAGGGTACTTCTTGGCTCCATCTACAAAGCTCACACTCACAGCAGCGTGCATACAGCTGAGGTGCAGACGGTGGTCTTCCACAGTAGCTACCTGCCCTTTGTGGACCCCAATGTTGACGATAATAGTCGTGATATTGCCGTCTTGGCCCTTACCAGCCGGCTGCAGTTCACTG AATATATTCAGCCAGTGTGCCTTCCAACCTACGGCCAGCGACTGATTGATGGACAGATGGGAACTGTCACAGGCTGGGGCAACACTGAGTATTATG GCCAGCCATCAGATGTGTTACAAGAAGCCAGTGTGCCTATTATCAGTGATGCCGTCTGCAATGCCGCTGACTACTATGATAACCAAATTACCACAAGCATGTTCTGTGCTGGGTATGAAAAAGGTGGCACTGATGCCTGCCAG GGTGACAGCGGAGGCCCCTTTGTGTCTGAGGACTCCCTTTCCAAGGCAAGCCGATACCGCCTGTTGGGGGTCGTCAGCTGGGGCACGGGCTGCGCCATGGCCAAAAAGCCCGGTGTCTACACCAAGGTTTCCCGCTTCTTGCCCTGGATCTCATCTGCAATGAGG ACCTTTGAGAATGTACCCGGTGTACATAAAATGTCACGAACATGA